The following coding sequences are from one Alphaproteobacteria bacterium window:
- a CDS encoding ATP-dependent zinc protease has protein sequence MPINKPFIGWREWASLPDLKVPLIKAKIDTGARSSALHTFALDAFMRDGREWVKFKLHPLQNRSDIMVEAEAPIIDQRLVTDSGGHQEYRYFIQTNLRLLNQTFAAEVSLTTRDTMRFRMLIGRTALNGRYTVDPEQSYLSGEHSKSSVLKMYRS, from the coding sequence ATGCCCATTAATAAACCTTTTATTGGCTGGCGCGAATGGGCCAGCCTGCCAGATTTAAAAGTTCCCCTGATCAAAGCAAAGATCGACACGGGGGCGCGAAGTTCCGCGCTGCATACGTTCGCATTGGATGCATTTATGCGGGACGGGCGCGAATGGGTTAAATTTAAACTGCATCCACTGCAAAATCGCAGCGATATTATGGTTGAGGCAGAAGCCCCTATTATCGATCAACGTTTAGTAACCGATTCCGGCGGACATCAGGAATACCGCTATTTTATTCAAACCAATCTTCGTTTATTGAATCAGACTTTTGCGGCCGAAGTCAGTTTAACGACGCGCGACACCATGCGATTCCGCATGCTGATCGGCCGCACCGCACTAAATGGCCGCTATACAGTAGATCCGGAACAAAGTTATTTATCCGGCGAACACAGCAAATCGTCTGTCCTTAAAATGTATCGGAGTTAA